The following nucleotide sequence is from Salvia miltiorrhiza cultivar Shanhuang (shh) chromosome 7, IMPLAD_Smil_shh, whole genome shotgun sequence.
AAACACGTATTAGTAGAAGTATGTGATTTCTTACCCTTTGGGACTCGCAAACCATGAGGCCTACTTAATGCATCACGTAGAATTCGTGAGTCCACGGCAGAACCCTCCCAACCAGGTAGAACGTACACAAACTTGAGGTTTCGATCACAAACACCCAATGTGTTTGTTGAAATGTGCCCCTTGCGCGTTCTATAACGCGGCTTATCTTCGATCGGTACCATAACGTCTATATAGGTACCGTCCAAAGCTCCCAAGCAACCCTATGATACAAACACCAACAAAAACCACCAAAATTAGACAAGGCTGCACATATTTTACAGATtactttaaattaaataataacatAATCAATTACCTTAAACCATCTCCACCGGGGATCATCACAATCGTCCGCCACGAGCTGTGGTTTTACAAATAGTAATATATGCAATGACAGTACCGCCTTAAGGACTATGTGGATGTATCTAGAGATTGTGTATCCAGATCTCACAAAATCAAACCTTACTACTCTATTTTTTTTGTGATGTGCAAGAACAGAAAGGAACATGGCAACCTGCTCCTCGACACTGACGTATCTTCCATCGTGTAGACCCCCTAATTCCCTCAAAAGGAAGACTAGACGCCCAAAAGTATTGCGATCCATGCGTAAGTTTACAACACAATCAACATCACTAACATTAACCAACCGATTCATATGTTTTACTTGATCGGGGATACGACTATTGAAATCATAAGATTCAGGGGCTAAGCATCTTTTCCTCTTTCGGGACTTAATCACAGCTGCGTGATCGATTACAGCAGCGATTTGTACTAATAGTTGTTGCATAATATCTTCAGCCATTAGGTAAACGTAAGCGTTTTTCCGCCGCAGACAAACCATATTTATAATCAAAAGCCTAATCTGAAAATGTAAAGAGCTGATGGACGTCTTAGAGTGAAAGAAATTTACATAACAGTTTGCATACAATACTACCAATACTCACACAACCATTTACAATTCACAATCAAGACACAATAGATAATTCACCCAATAACAGAAGTTTATCGAACTTACAGCGAGACAGCAAATTTAGCTAGTTGGGATGGCACACAAACAAACACCTGCATTGTGTTCAGAAACCCATGTCATATTCCAGAAGATAACCAAAGGCAGGaacaattcaaaaataaaaaacataacgAGTCGAACTTGGGTTCAGAAAAATCAAAAATCGACTCCCATTGGGTTCAGAAATTTTTGGACTCTGCTTGGGTTCAGAAAAATCGAAGGCATTTTgggttaaaaaaaaatcaagttcaTAGATCTACAAAAACATTGTGGGTTCGGCTGGTTTATGCGAAACCCATTTCTAAAATCTGAGGCGCCGATTTTAGAAATCAGCTACAGATTTCGAACCGTACCTTCGAGATGAGATATTGAATATCGAGGGCTTGAGCTTTGAGTTCTTGAGACTTCTTCGTCGACGAAGAATCAGAGCCTGCTGCGAAATGAGGCGTGGAAAGAGGGAAAGATCAATTTTCGAACTTATGCAGcagatttgatttttttgacCTTGATTTGAGGGGTAAAATCGTAAGTTCACACTCTTACCTGGAGGACTGTAGCATTGCTGGAAATAGAACAGAGGGTGAGAGCTGTTTCCACATCCACGCCCGAACAGTGAAATTAAATACGGGCCCAGATATTAGAGCGGGCCAAGGTTTAATAGTAGTTGGCTACAAAACACAAAAATTAGGCTCTGCTACTAAGTAATATGCCTTTAAACCATCTACAAAACACGCCCTTGTAGTGCTAAACTGAAACAGGGACTTCAGCGACCTACTCGGCGATTTGTGCTTCAAAATCATtgatttcggcgaccaactccaGTGGGTCGCCGAATTTGGACTAATGCGTGCAATGTTTTTGTTTTGGCCATATCTTCCTTGTCCGAATTTCGATTTGCAATccatttgcgctcacgaactcttctcgagacgaactacaacttctattttaGATCATTTTACTAAATTCGATCTCAagatttctgtaaaattcatcaaagtacgacaagtatcatatttcacaagataaaataatttaagcacaaaacaactatcaaacactcaattttgTATagaattgacatcatatgaacattaaaaaccatggaaacatgagtgttatcaatttGAGATGGAAAATTTCCTCCGACAGCAATGGGTTTAGCATTATACATACACCTGACTAAATTATACTCCATTATACACGTTTTTAATCATTATTTACTTATGGTTATTCATATATGTTGCTCAAACTGGACTTTACCAAATTGCTGCTATCCAACGCTTTCTTGGAGACGACATCATGGATTTCTTGAAGCAGCTTGAGGAAGGCGAGCTCCACATTCACGTCGCAGAGCGCGGATCTTTCGAAGAAGAATAGGTTTTGTGTTTGGGTGAATTCCAGCGCATCCTCTGTGGGAACCGCTTTTGAAGGCGAGCTCTAGCTCCGGTTCTAGCGATCGCTGGGCTTCAGACAACGCTGGTTTGCTGCCTTCCTAATTCCTATCAAGACGATGAAAATCCatgaaaatcaattaaaaaagtCAGCCAAACTCTACATAGAGTCTATGAATTTCCTAAATCCACAAAAATTCATGaactttttaaaattaaaaaaaatccaacagAATCCCAAACCAATACACCCCTCTAAGTAAATGTAGCTTGGGTTGGGTTGGTGGTGTTCTGTAACAGCGTGTTTAAAAGCAAAGGATTAAAATCGTGAGAATTTAAATCAAGTGTTCGATAAGTATTATTGGAACCCGTAAAAAAGtatgaaatgaaaaatatggCCCGTTGAatcaaattgaaataaacaGCATAGAAGTTCTCTTCACTCACCACTCGCATAGCTTCAATCTGCATCTTTCTCTTTCCTCTTTCCAAAATCGAATATGGCGATTACTTTCTCAGATCTGCACACAGAATCCGGTCTCAAGGCCCTCAATGCCTTCCTCCTCGGCTAGTCATACATCTCCGGGAGTCAGGTAGAGTAAATTGGGGATGTAGAGCACTGGGTCAGGAAGGGGCCGAAGAAGTGGTTGTTTCTGAGGTCTAATTCGAACAGCGACAAGAGGTCTCGAAAAGATGGCGGGCCGCCGCCGGTGAAGCGGTTGGTGTTGAGGTGGAGGATGCGCAAATTGGTGGGGAGCGAGAACTCTTTGACTAGGCTTCTGCACCGTGCCTCTAGTCTGATGAAATTGGACATCCGTGGGCGACTGGCCTCGCTCTTTGAAGGAAAGGTTGGATATTTTGAAAGTTTGGTGAAGATGAGGAAGCTCGAGAAGCTCGATCTGATCAACGACGTGTACCCTAAGGCAGCCTTAGAAGGGCAACTGCTCGTCGTCCTTCCTCAACATTACCACTTCCCTTCCACTCTCAAGAGCCTCACGCTATGTGCAAAGAGCGAGTTCCATTAGCAAGAAATCGGTGGTTATCGGTTTTGAAAAGGGGAAGGAACTAATACCGCCGCCGCTGAAATCAGTGGTAATCAGTTTTGGAAATGGGAGTTCCCTTCGCAAGAATTAATACTGTCGTCGCTGCAATTACTGACCGCCAGAGACGTCGGTGAGGAACAACAATGTCAGCGACGAcaaggtggtggtggtgatgggaATTGGGGGCAATTGTGAGAACGAAAAAAATAGACAGAGTTTATTGTAACTTTGAGCATCGGTAACCCAAGGTGACCTCCAATTGTGTATCCATAATACAATAGTAAATATGGTGGGGTCGAGCCTTAAAATGCGGGCTTCAACTTTTCCCAAACTAGACTATCAAACAGAGAAATAAGGGCTATTAGTGATCAAATATGCTTTTAACCTTATTATCAAATAGACCCTAAATACTCAACCATTTATATTTTAGGACGATGATACCATATTTggaatttacaaatattttcttataaacaGAGTTCCAATTTTTATAATTGATTTCTATattgtatttaaaaaatatgttctgaaaaaggaataaaaatattaaacaaaaaaagaagaagaaaattaaaGGAATTGGGGCAAAACTCTTGCGTTTGATGCATAAATGCTTGCGTTTTGTGCACACAAGCGGGCTCCAGCAAATAATCTCTGATTTCATTACATAATCAcgtcaatttaattaattgtaaCAAAACACCAACTGTTCTAACATTTACATGACGAGTTGTTCTAATGTTTTCTGTTCCTTTTTTTGAAATTTGTCTAAGTTATGTGATTAGTAAATTGATGACGAGAGGAGCCGTAATTACCATACGGTCCAAAACTCCTTTGAATAGCGGAGGGCATCAAAGTAATTTCATGAGGACAACAAGAGAAACTCGTAGCATAACCAACCGTAGAGAATAAGGTTGGTTCACCCAAAACAGTCACCTCACATTTAGTTACCACTCTCATCCAAAATGACTGAAATGCCCCCACACAAACGCTACTCCCCCCGTTTCTTTCCCGCCCTCGCGAGACCATTTGAGTCAATTCACTACCTTCAGAATTCAAGCGCCACAGCCATCTTCCTCGAGAATCAAATTTTTGCAACACACAAAAATCgcagtttcttcttcttcttcgctCTCATCGATGGCGTCAATTGTTCTAAGAAAACCTAGCAACAAAAGGAAAAACAGGATCAATCCAGAGAAACTCTTCTTGTACGACAATTTCGCGTTCCCAGATTTCGTGAAGAAGGCGCTGTCGGGCGCCTTCAGAGACAACATTCGAGTTTTTCTTCATGATTTCGCGGAGATTCAAGACTACTGCGTCAACGGAATGCCGGTTTGGTGCACTTCGTTGTTCTCCGAGAACGACGTCGTCTGCCCGCTCTACACAGTGGAGGAAACCGTTCAGGACTCTCTCGACCCCTTCTGCAATTACTGTGAATTATCAGGTTTTTTAATTCGTTTTCAGTGTTTCCATTTCGATCTTCACTTTTTCTTGAGAATTATCTTCTCTGTATGCCTCTAATTCACTTTGCTTTTTTCTTATAATTGCATCATTATATCTCTAGTTTACATGATTGACTCAATTTCTTCATCAACAAGTTCTCTTTGATAATTTCTTGCAGTTGAATTTTGTCTCCTATAGCTGGTGGTTAATTTGGTTTGTTTATGCAGGTTGGGGTCACCATTTTGTTTGCAAGCGAAAGTATCATTTTATAATTCCGGCAAAAGATGATTGGAATGAGCCGTTGGACGAAAATTTTGCTGAATTTGAGAGCCTTAAATTGTACGGATTGGTTCACTGCAACGGATTCGGGCATCTCATCTGCATCAACGGTTTGAAATACAATTCAAATTTGTTTTGTGCAGAGGATAGTATGGAATTCTGGGACCGTCTCTGCCTGCTTCTTAGAGCCAGGTTCATTTTTCTTCAACACCCAATCCATGTGTTTTTATCGATCTTTGGATTTAGAGTTAAATCGTTTGCAGGAGCATTTCGGCCGATCATGTTTCGAGGAAGGGTTGGATCGAGCTCAATTTGATCCACGGCATAGCATATGGGAAATCATGGCTAACTAAATGGGGCTACAGATTTAGTGGCGAAATCACAGAGGAGAAACACAACGCAGCTATCCGATCTCTGAGCAGATTAAGTCTCGATCTAATTATCAGTGATTCCAAGAGCAAGAGTAGCAAATCTATTATAGACATGTACAGAAAGTGCAGCACGAATCCCCTCTCCACAATCAGTGATCTACTTAAATTCATGCTGGCTTTCGATTCAAGAGTCGACATGGATGGTAATGGCGCGAGCAAGCTTGGTTCAAAAACAGGGGAAACGACACCAATGGGGTTCGAGAAACTG
It contains:
- the LOC130996155 gene encoding PHD finger protein MALE MEIOCYTE DEATH 1-like, whose protein sequence is MASIVLRKPSNKRKNRINPEKLFLYDNFAFPDFVKKALSGAFRDNIRVFLHDFAEIQDYCVNGMPVWCTSLFSENDVVCPLYTVEETVQDSLDPFCNYCELSGWGHHFVCKRKYHFIIPAKDDWNEPLDENFAEFESLKLYGLVHCNGFGHLICINGLKYNSNLFCAEDSMEFWDRLCLLLRARSISADHVSRKGWIELNLIHGIAYGKSWLTKWGYRFSGEITEEKHNAAIRSLSRLSLDLIISDSKSKSSKSIIDMYRKCSTNPLSTISDLLKFMLAFDSRVDMDGNGASKLGSKTGETTPMGFEKLVDSMRKSCRWPARRLEHVLLVIVDLLKEHKSENPGGECGMSRQELRDGARRWIGDTGLIDFVLKSINCLTVENLIIRRATNPLSRLAEFSIQECSRSYNLSRDVWTVCENVVAMWPETKLILDCDHFVKDWPIPIGGRGMVLVCKVLPGFDELEGPLGRRLSPGVVVVVEPWKTVADLEMVAQGALRDTYCVMDEFEVSQIGGLRKVEDDKVISSTFELGAVVWVRGRCFDMATRLRYEDGGRKMNG